Within Methyloversatilis discipulorum, the genomic segment CTGACGCAGCGGGTTAGACTACATTTGTTTCCATGGAAACAAATAAGGTGTGAATCGAAACAAATGGGCTATGCTTCAAGCTGATTCGATTTCACCGGGGATACCTGCCATGGGCGCCGTCGCAGACAAGGGAATCAGCGCTTCGGAAGACCGGGGCGCGCTGGCCCGCATGATCATGACCCTGCTCGACCACTGGAAGCTCGGCACCGAAGACCAGGCCGCGCTGCTGGGCATCGCCGCCAGCAACCGGGCGGCGCTGGCGCGCTACCGGCGCGGCGAGCCGATCGGCACCAGCCGCGACCAGTATGAGCGCGTCGGTCACCTGCTGGGCATACACAAGAACCTCCGCCTGCTGTTTCCTCAGAACCGCGACCTCGCTTACCGCTGGATGAGCACGCGCAACCGTGCGTTCGACAATCTCACCCCGGTCGAGGTGGTGAAGGAATGGGGCTTTGCCGGGTTGCTGATGGTGCGCGCCTACCTGGATCGGGCGCGCGGCCAGTGAGTCTCGGCGATCTGTTCGCCCGCCTTGCGCTGGCCGAGGTGCAGCGCGACGTGTTCCGCAACATCGTGTCGCTGCGCAGTTCGCAGGACCTGTTCGACGATCTCACCGACGATCCGGCCGAGTGGGCGCTGGCGCAGAAAGTGGAGAGCGACGCCAAGCCGCCGCCCTACCGTTCGCCCACTCCGGTGCTGCACCGTCCGTTCGAGGACGCCGAGTGGTTCAACGCCATCGCCTGGCCTTTCCAGAACTGGCAGGCCAGTCGCTTTTCCGACGGTCGCCACGGCGTGTGGTACGGCTCGGAGTCGGTCGATACCACGGTCTATGAGTCCGCCTGGCACTGGCGCAACGGCCTGCTGGCTGACGCCGGTTTCGAACGCGAATCGGTGGCGGCCGAGCGCAAGGTCTATGTCGTGGGCTGCGCCGCTGCGCTGCTCGACTTCCGTCCACTCACGGCCGACTGGCCGGATCTGCTGCATCCGCTCGATTACAGCTTCCCGCAGTCGGTCGGCGCGCGCATTCACCGCGAAGGTCATCCCGGCCTGGTGGTGCAGTCGGTGCGCCGGCCTGAGGGCGAGAACTTTGCGGTATTCAATCCGGCGGTGCTGTCCAGTCCGCGTCACCACCTGCAACTGACCTACCGGCTCGACGGCGAGTGCATCGTCGTCGAGAAGACGCCGGGTGTGGCTTGGTTCGGCATCGACGCGGCCGACTTCGGGCGGCGCGCTGCGGGTTGAGTTCAGACCGTTTTGCGGGGCGACGGAAGGCGTCGCGCCAGCGACTTCGATTCCGCTGCGCGCAGGATGCGGCGGAAGGTCGGGCATTCCAGGTGGCTCGGCGCAGGGCAGACGGCGGCGTGACGGAGGCCGTCGCGCAGCGCGCTCAGCCTGCGTATCGTGCGTTCGAGTTCGTCGGCGCGTTCGGCCAATAGGCGGCGGTCGATGTCCAGCGTGCCGCCCGGTGCGAACATGCGGCCGATCTCGTCCAGCGAGAAGCCGGCAGCGCGGCCGATCGAAATCAGCGCCAGCCGCTCCAGCACGTCGTTGCCGAATACGCGGCGCAGACCGCGCCGTCCGATCGAACGTATCAGCCCCTTTTCCTCGTAGAAACGCAGGGTCGCCGCGCTGACGCCGGCGCGTTGCGCCACTTCGGCGATATCCAGATCGCTCATGGGCTTGACCTCAAGTCGACTTGAATTTGCATAGTGCTCACACCGCACGTTGCGGGCAAGTCACGGGAGACGACGATGGATGCTTCAGATACGTGCGCCGACGCGCAGATCGCCTTGTGGAACGGTCCGGCCGCCGACGGTTGGGTGCAGGCGCAGCCGCTGCTCGATGCGCTGTTCGCGCCTTTTTCCGAACGGCTGGTCGAGGTGGCACGGACGCGCTCCGCGCGCAGCGTGATCGACGTCGGCTGCGGCACCGGCGCCACCACGCTGGCGCTGGCCGAGGCACTGGGCAGCGGAGCGCACTGTGTCGGCGTCGATGTGTCGGCGCCGATGATCGCTGCAGCCCAGGCTCGCGCGCTGGCCAGCGCTTCGGCTGCGCGCTTCGTCTGCGCCGACGCCGCCCGGCATGACTTCGCGCCCGGCGCCGCCGACCTTATCGTGTCGCGCTTCGGCGTCATGTTCTTCGAGCGCCCGGTCGATGCGTTTGCCCATCTGCGCGCGGCGCTGCGCAGCGGCGGTGCGCTGCACGCCATTGCCTGGCGCGGCAGCGACGAGAACGCCTTCATGACCACCGCCGAACGCGCGGCCGCGCCGCTGCTGCCCGGCCTGCCGGCGCGTCGCCCGGGCGCGCCGGGCCCGTTCGCCTTCGCCGACCGGACGTTCGTTCGCGAGGTGCTGGCGCACAGCGGCTGGCAGGACATCGACATCCATCCGCTCGACGTCGACTGCGCGCTGCCCGCCAGCGAACTCGAACGCTACTTCACCTTGCTCGGCCCGGTGGGCGTCGCGCTGCAGCAGACCGACGCAGACACCCGTGCACGCGTGATCGACGTGCTGCATGAGGCTTTCCGGCCGTACTTGGCCGGTGGGGCGGTGCGCTTCACGGCGGCGTGCTGGATGGTGTCGGCCCGCGCCTGAGCGCGCTCGCGTGTCAGCGGCCGGAGAAGCGCAGCCGCGACAACATCTTCAGGTTGCCCTTGCGGTAGTAGGCGTCCGCCCAGCTGTCGTCCGGCGACAGCGGTTTCGCCTCCTTCAGCTTCAGCAGCTTCGCGTAATAGCGGAAGCGGTAGTGCTCGTAGAAGCGCAGCACTTCCAGCCCGTAGCGGTCGGCGAGGTCGGTGTCGCCGCGGATGACGAGCACGTTCTCGTCGTTGCCGCTGCTGGCCGAGGCGCTGAGGTTGTGGCTGCCGCTGAGGATGACTGGCTGGTCGGTGGTGAAGTCGGTGACGATGGCTTTCAGGTGCACCAGCAGGTTGCCGCGCTGGCCGCGCAGGCCTTCCTTGACCCAGCCTTCCAGTCCGCCGCTGAGCAGCGCCGGCGTCGTGAATTCGGCCGTGCGGTCGGCGTGGAAGCCGGTGATGCGGCTGGCGCTGTTCTGGATGCCGTAGCGCAGCACCTGGTCGTTGGCCTGGCCGAGCAGCGCGTCGAGTATCGGTTCCGGCAGCGCAAAGGCGGTGGCGAACAGCAGGTCGCGTTTGGCGCCGTTTATCAGTTCGGCGAAGGCGGCAAGATCGCCGCCGCCGGAGCGCGGCGAGAAACCGGCCCAGATGCGGCCGGTCGGTGCGACCGGGTTGTGTTCGTTGATCCAGGCGCGGGTGGCGGCGACGTCGCCGGGCGCGGCCCAGATCTGATCGAACAGCGCCAGATATTCGGCAGCCACCGCCTTGTCGTCGACGGTGTGCACGACATTGGCCTGCCGGTACACGCCGTTCTCGGTGAAGTTGGTGCTGCCGCACAGCACGGCGCGTGGCGTGCGGATGCCACTGCGGCCGAGCTTGCTCAGCACGATGTACTTGTGGTGAAAGATCTTCGAAGTGAGGCGCGCCCGCTTCTTCGCCTTTGGAATCGATTTCAGCGCCGCCTCGTTCTGCACCGTCTGTTCGTCGCCGGCCTTGCCGTGATAGAGCACGCGCACCTGCACGCCGCGCCGGTGCGCCGCCCGCACGGCGCTGGCGATCGCTTTCAGTTCGTATTCGTAGATCGCGATGTCCAGCGCCCAGCTAGCATCCTTGGCGCGGGCGATGAAGGCGAGCAGCCGGTCGAGCAGGCCGTTCTGCAGCCAGTCGCGCGGCGCGGCCGGCCATTTCTCGATCGGCAGGTCCTTGTTCTCCGGACGGCTCAGCAGCGCATCGAGCTCGGGAAACTTGCGGCCGAAGGCCTGGCTGGCGGCGACCGCCCGGTTGAACACGACGCCATGGCCCTTGGGCTTGCCGTCGTCGGTGGTGACTGCCAGCTCCAGTGACTCGCCCAACTCAGGCCGCTCAGCGCTGCCGTACACGAGATGTACGCGGTAGCGGCAGCGCGTGCCGGGCGCGATGCTGTAGTCGGCCCAGCGGAATTTCTGTATCGGCGCCAGATTGCTCGGCGTCGCCGCCCACTTCTCCAGCGTGTGCGCGCGGCCGGGGAAGGTGAGGCTGTTGAGCAGCCACTGCCACTTCTTCGTGCCCTCCTTCTGCTCGATCGCAAAGCCTAGCAAGCCGGCGCGTCGCGATGCGTCGACGTCCATCGCCAGCAGCACGCCGCTAGTGCCGGCGTAGGCCTTGACCCGGAAGTCGTCGTCGGCATTCGTGACCAGTACGCGCATGGGAACTCCCGGGCGATGCGATGACGTCATCTTGCGACCGGGGCGCGAAAGCTGCAACGATGACGACCTGCGATGTCGAAATGCCGGTGCGTGCTTCGTCGACCTGACAGACCCGGCGCGCAGCGCTGTCTGCGCACCGGCCCCTGACGAGACAAGGAGGAGAACCCATGTCATCCCCATCCGCGGTCACCCTGCTGGTCGCCACCCGCAAAGGCGCCTGGCTCTATCACGGCGATGCCGAACGCACGACTTGGCGGGTCGATGGCCCGCACTTTCTCGGCCACATCATCAGCCACCTGGTGCTCGATCCGCGTGACGGCAGCACGCTGCTGGCGGCGGCCAAGACCGGGCATCTCGGCCCGACCATCTTCCGCTCGACCGACTTCGGCCGCACATGGACCGAAGCGGCGCGGCCGCCGGCCTTCGCGAAGGCCGAAAGCGGGGCAGGGCGCAGCGTGGATCACACCTTCTGGCTTACGCCCGGACACGCCAGTCAGCCGGGCGTCTGGTATGCCGGCACCAGTCCGCAGGGGTTGTTCCGCTCGGAGGACGGCGGAGCGAATTGGGCGCCGTGTTCGTCGATCAATGACGACGCGCAGTACCTGAAGTGGATGGGCACGGCGCAGGACGGCACGCCCGACGGTCCGAAGCTGCACTCCATCATCATC encodes:
- a CDS encoding MbcA/ParS/Xre antitoxin family protein gives rise to the protein MGAVADKGISASEDRGALARMIMTLLDHWKLGTEDQAALLGIAASNRAALARYRRGEPIGTSRDQYERVGHLLGIHKNLRLLFPQNRDLAYRWMSTRNRAFDNLTPVEVVKEWGFAGLLMVRAYLDRARGQ
- a CDS encoding RES family NAD+ phosphorylase, whose product is MSLGDLFARLALAEVQRDVFRNIVSLRSSQDLFDDLTDDPAEWALAQKVESDAKPPPYRSPTPVLHRPFEDAEWFNAIAWPFQNWQASRFSDGRHGVWYGSESVDTTVYESAWHWRNGLLADAGFERESVAAERKVYVVGCAAALLDFRPLTADWPDLLHPLDYSFPQSVGARIHREGHPGLVVQSVRRPEGENFAVFNPAVLSSPRHHLQLTYRLDGECIVVEKTPGVAWFGIDAADFGRRAAG
- a CDS encoding helix-turn-helix domain-containing protein; the encoded protein is MSDLDIAEVAQRAGVSAATLRFYEEKGLIRSIGRRGLRRVFGNDVLERLALISIGRAAGFSLDEIGRMFAPGGTLDIDRRLLAERADELERTIRRLSALRDGLRHAAVCPAPSHLECPTFRRILRAAESKSLARRLPSPRKTV
- a CDS encoding class I SAM-dependent methyltransferase → MDASDTCADAQIALWNGPAADGWVQAQPLLDALFAPFSERLVEVARTRSARSVIDVGCGTGATTLALAEALGSGAHCVGVDVSAPMIAAAQARALASASAARFVCADAARHDFAPGAADLIVSRFGVMFFERPVDAFAHLRAALRSGGALHAIAWRGSDENAFMTTAERAAAPLLPGLPARRPGAPGPFAFADRTFVREVLAHSGWQDIDIHPLDVDCALPASELERYFTLLGPVGVALQQTDADTRARVIDVLHEAFRPYLAGGAVRFTAACWMVSARA
- a CDS encoding phospholipase D-like domain-containing protein, with product MRVLVTNADDDFRVKAYAGTSGVLLAMDVDASRRAGLLGFAIEQKEGTKKWQWLLNSLTFPGRAHTLEKWAATPSNLAPIQKFRWADYSIAPGTRCRYRVHLVYGSAERPELGESLELAVTTDDGKPKGHGVVFNRAVAASQAFGRKFPELDALLSRPENKDLPIEKWPAAPRDWLQNGLLDRLLAFIARAKDASWALDIAIYEYELKAIASAVRAAHRRGVQVRVLYHGKAGDEQTVQNEAALKSIPKAKKRARLTSKIFHHKYIVLSKLGRSGIRTPRAVLCGSTNFTENGVYRQANVVHTVDDKAVAAEYLALFDQIWAAPGDVAATRAWINEHNPVAPTGRIWAGFSPRSGGGDLAAFAELINGAKRDLLFATAFALPEPILDALLGQANDQVLRYGIQNSASRITGFHADRTAEFTTPALLSGGLEGWVKEGLRGQRGNLLVHLKAIVTDFTTDQPVILSGSHNLSASASSGNDENVLVIRGDTDLADRYGLEVLRFYEHYRFRYYAKLLKLKEAKPLSPDDSWADAYYRKGNLKMLSRLRFSGR